From a region of the Gossypium raimondii isolate GPD5lz chromosome 10, ASM2569854v1, whole genome shotgun sequence genome:
- the LOC105775117 gene encoding cysteine-rich receptor-like protein kinase 10 codes for MQISTVSTNLLLLVIVLSLLSPAIEAQQPTYRFHSCPNTTTFTVNSTYQANRNTVLSSLSSNSTRGDGFYNTTAGRSPDMVYGLFLCRGDLSTSVCQACVTFATTDISQRCPNQTTAVVWYDECLLRYSNQNIFSVVTEEPEVRLRNTQNVTDNQDLFNQQVLAMMNDTANQAANTPEGAKKFATREEDVNFSSTFEALYTLGQCTPDLISMDCNRCLRMVISTLPTGWQGARVLNPSCNVRYEIYPFYNQTGVASPPSPTPSPPAPGGNGRRSWPIIVAIVVPIAASILLLLLMCWLLKRRAKKKYDTNVGYDITTIDSLQYDYATIEAATDKFSDANKLGKGGFGEVYKGILSNQQEIAVKKLSRGSGQGDEEFKNEAVLVAKLQHRNLVRLLGFCLKREERILVYEYAPNKSLDYFVFDPAKQGNLDWLRRYKIIEGIARGILYLHEDSRLRIIHRDLKASNILLDEDMNPKISDFGMARIFGVDQTQGTTRRVVGTYGYMSPEYAMQGQFSVKSDAYSFGVLALEIVSGQRNSDFYETEGAQDLISYAWKLWKDGRSLELLDPVLRYNYSTNEVIRCIQLGLLCVQEDPADRPTMATVVLLLHSYSATLQVPKQPAFVLQSRTDGRMPDKGLESDQSTSRSMPWSNNEASITELYPR; via the exons ATGCAAATCTCCACAGTTTCCACAAACCTGTTGCTGTTAGTAATAGTGCTTTCCTTGCTTAGCCCTGCAATTGAAGCTCAGCAGCCTACTTATCGGTTTCACTCTTGTCCAAACACCACCACTTTCACCGTAAACAGCACTTATCAAGCCAACCGCAATACCGTCTTATCATCGCTGTCGTCTAATAGCACCCGTGGTGATGGTTTCTACAACACAACCGCCGGCAGGAGCCCTGACATGGTATACGGTCTTTTCCTTTGCCGTGGGGATCTTTCTACCAGCGTCTGCCAAGCGTGTGTCACCTTTGCCACCACCGATATTTCCCAACGTTGTCCCAACCAAACAACAGCGGTGGTTTGGTACGACGAGTGCCTCCTACGGTACTCGAATCAAAATATCTTTTCCGTTGTGACAGAAGAACCTGAAGTTAGATTGCGTAACACTCAGAATGTGACCGATAACCAAGACCTTTTCAACCAGCAAGTCTTAGCTATGATGAACGATACAGCAAACCAAGCAGCAAACACACCAGAAGGTGCTAAAAAATTTGCGACTAGAGAGGAAGATGTTAATTTTTCATCAACTTTTGAAGCACTGTATACCCTTGGTCAGTGTACACCGGACTTGATAAGCATGGATTGCAATAGATGTCTGCGAATGGTAATATCAACTCTTCCAACTGGATGGCAAGGCGCAAGAGTGTTGAATCCTAGCTGTAACGTTAGATATGAAATTTACCCGTTCTATAATCAAACAGGCGTTGCATCTCCACCTTCTCCAACACCTTCTCCTCCAGCTCCAGGAGGGAATGGCCGAAGATCATGGCCAATAATTGTTGCCATTGTTGTTCCAATTgctgcttccattttgcttttaTTACTGATGTGTTGGCTGTTAAAGAGAAGAGCAAAGAAGAAGTACGACACTAATG TAGGGTATGACATAACCACCATAGACTCCTTGCAGTATGATTATGCCACAATTGAAGCTGCAACAGACAAGTTTTCAGATGCTAACAAGCTAGGTAAAGGCGGTTTTGGTGAGGTTTATAAG GGTATCCTTTCTAACCAACAAGAAATAGCTGTTAAGAAATTATCAAGAGGTTCAGGACAAGGTGATGAGGAATTTAAAAACGAGGCCGTATTGGTAGCCAAGCTTCAACACAGAAATCTAGTCAGACTATTGGGCTTTTGCttgaaaagagaagaaaggaTACTAGTTTATGAATATGCTCCCAACAAGAGCCTCGactattttgtttttg ATCCTGCAAAACAAGGAAATTTGGATTGGTTGAGACGATACAAGATAATCGAAGGGATTGCACGTGGAATTCTTTATCTGCACGAGGATTCCCGGCTTAGAATCATCCACCGTGATCTCAAGGCCAGCAATATATTATTAGATGAAGACATGAACCCCAAGATTTCGGATTTCGGCATGGCAAGGATTTTCGGGGTTGATCAAACTCAAGGAACAACAAGAAGAGTTGTTGGCACCTA TGGCTATATGTCTCCGGAATATGCAATGCAGGGGCAATTTTCGGTTAAATCAGATGCATACAGTTTCGGGGTTTTAGCTCTAGAAATCGTAAGTGGCCAAAGGAACAGTGATTTCTACGAAACAGAAGGCGCTCAGGACCTCATTAGCTAT GCATGGAAGCTATGGAAGGATGGGAGATCCCTGGAATTGTTGGACCCTGTTCTAAGATACAATTACTCGACAAATGAAGTCATTAGATGCATCCAGCTCGGGTTATTATGCGTTCAAGAAGATCCAGCTGACCGGCCAACAATGGCCACCGTTGTTCTCTTGCTCCACAGTTACTCTGCCACACTACAAGTGCCTAAACAACCAGCATTTGTGCTTCAGAGTAGAACAGATGGGAGGATGCCAGACAAGGGTCTTGAATCTGATCAATCTACTAGTCGATCAATGCCATGGTCTAACAATGAGGCCTCTATCACGGAATTATACCCTCGGTAA